A stretch of the Ensifer sp. PDNC004 genome encodes the following:
- a CDS encoding cytochrome b — translation MLRNDKTGFGWITIVLHWAIAALILTLLGLGFVMRRMPVDPALQFSLYQWHKSLGFSALGLATIRALWHLVEVRPRPPAGLSALEHRAASATHVVLMMLALAVPLAGWAVASTSTLNIPSFYFNWIVIPHLPMAKSEAAEDLWTLVHMTLAYLLFCFVALHVLAALYHHFARRDDVLVRMLQTGSRQRASSQAAGSDPVIAGRKKP, via the coding sequence ATGCTGCGCAACGACAAAACCGGATTTGGGTGGATCACCATCGTCCTTCACTGGGCGATTGCGGCGTTGATCCTTACCCTGCTCGGCCTCGGCTTCGTCATGCGGCGAATGCCCGTCGATCCGGCGCTGCAGTTTTCGCTCTATCAGTGGCACAAGTCGCTCGGCTTCTCCGCACTCGGGCTGGCGACGATCCGAGCCCTGTGGCACCTCGTCGAGGTTCGGCCGCGTCCGCCGGCAGGCCTCAGCGCGCTTGAGCACCGAGCGGCCAGCGCCACCCATGTCGTGCTCATGATGCTCGCGCTTGCGGTTCCGCTTGCCGGCTGGGCGGTGGCCTCGACATCGACGCTGAACATACCGAGCTTCTATTTCAACTGGATCGTCATCCCCCATCTGCCGATGGCGAAATCGGAAGCGGCTGAAGACCTATGGACGCTCGTCCACATGACGCTTGCCTATCTGCTCTTCTGCTTCGTCGCGCTTCATGTTCTGGCCGCCCTCTACCACCACTTCGCTCGCCGCGACGACGTCCTCGTCCGCATGCTTCAGACCGGCTCACGCCAACGCGCTTCCTCCCAAGCGGCTGGTTCGGATCCGGTTATCGCCGGAAGGAAGAAACCATGA
- a CDS encoding YceI family protein has product MTSHSQSPTKAISLTLLLAFGSIPSPAAAAAPDLADAAGNYGITPASRIHFTVAQAGGGGIVGDFAKFSGNFRIDRNDVGHSTVEFTLYPESVKTGEKRIEDFLKSSAVFDTANFSTVTFHSTTVKQTGPDTAAVEGTLTARGMSRKERFSVTLLDWNRGSIAFNIRGNIHRSPYGMDVGTPIYSNVVEFDMNIKGQRR; this is encoded by the coding sequence ATGACATCGCACTCGCAATCACCAACAAAGGCCATTTCCCTCACGCTGCTGCTGGCGTTCGGGAGCATTCCGTCGCCCGCTGCTGCAGCCGCACCGGACCTTGCCGATGCTGCAGGCAACTACGGCATCACGCCGGCTTCGCGTATTCATTTCACCGTGGCGCAAGCCGGTGGCGGCGGCATTGTCGGCGATTTCGCCAAGTTTTCCGGCAATTTCCGCATCGACCGAAATGATGTCGGCCACTCGACGGTCGAGTTCACGCTTTACCCCGAGAGCGTGAAAACCGGAGAAAAGCGGATTGAGGACTTCCTGAAGTCGAGTGCCGTCTTCGACACCGCCAACTTCAGCACAGTCACCTTCCATTCGACGACCGTGAAACAGACCGGGCCGGATACAGCCGCGGTCGAGGGAACGCTGACGGCGCGCGGCATGTCGCGCAAGGAGCGCTTCTCGGTGACGCTGCTTGACTGGAACCGCGGCTCGATCGCCTTCAACATCCGCGGCAATATCCACCGGTCACCCTATGGCATGGATGTCGGCACGCCGATCTATTCCAACGTCGTTGAGTTCGACATGAACATCAAAGGGCAGAGGCGCTGA
- a CDS encoding aspartate aminotransferase family protein, translating into MSIGDITTAFKDHLNPGQLHFMKLLGFHKVKIESAEGMFYTDQNGRKILDFFGGFGSLAFGHNHPRILDARQKFQDEKRHEIAIAFMSQYAAALAKNIAACSPGDLDMVFLGSSGSEAMEAAVKLAERAAGPKRPKVVYAENSFHGKTKGVLAITDGQLYRADFKITDNTVRVPFADIDAVENAFKSDPEIGVIVLETIQGGGGIIQAPAEYWQKLRALCDKYGVLWVADEVQCGYGRSGRFYAFEHYGVVPDVTALAKSLGAGKAAVGAMIARRDVYMKAYGTPKTAMIHAMATFGGMGEACVTAIEGINVLYDEHLIDRAADSGDYLLGRLQALKEKYPKIIKDVRGKGLMVGLEFQDFSQTLPMVLRPVVSMLDDKLKGSLSGFIGALLLRDYDVLVAFTEYNRNVIRLEPPLICERAHVDQFIAALDDLLGRGIVRIVKDFVGSQIG; encoded by the coding sequence ATGTCGATCGGCGACATCACCACGGCCTTCAAGGATCACCTGAACCCCGGCCAGCTGCATTTCATGAAGCTTCTCGGCTTTCACAAGGTGAAGATCGAGAGTGCCGAGGGCATGTTCTACACCGACCAGAACGGCCGCAAGATCCTCGATTTCTTCGGCGGCTTCGGCTCGCTCGCCTTCGGCCATAACCATCCGCGCATTCTCGACGCCCGCCAGAAGTTCCAGGACGAAAAGCGCCACGAGATCGCCATCGCCTTCATGTCGCAATATGCGGCAGCACTGGCGAAGAACATCGCGGCCTGCTCGCCGGGCGACCTCGACATGGTCTTCCTCGGCTCGTCCGGCTCGGAGGCGATGGAGGCCGCAGTCAAGCTCGCCGAACGTGCGGCCGGCCCGAAGCGGCCGAAGGTCGTCTATGCCGAGAATTCCTTCCACGGCAAGACCAAGGGCGTGCTCGCCATCACCGACGGCCAGCTCTACCGCGCCGACTTCAAGATCACCGACAACACGGTGCGCGTGCCCTTCGCCGACATCGACGCGGTCGAGAATGCCTTCAAGTCTGATCCGGAAATCGGTGTCATCGTTCTCGAAACGATCCAGGGCGGCGGCGGCATCATCCAGGCGCCGGCCGAATACTGGCAGAAACTGCGTGCGCTCTGCGACAAGTACGGTGTGCTCTGGGTCGCCGACGAAGTGCAGTGCGGCTATGGCCGCTCCGGCCGCTTCTATGCCTTCGAGCATTACGGCGTCGTTCCTGACGTGACGGCGCTCGCCAAGTCGCTCGGCGCCGGCAAGGCAGCCGTCGGCGCGATGATTGCCCGCCGCGACGTCTACATGAAGGCCTATGGCACCCCGAAGACGGCGATGATCCACGCGATGGCGACGTTTGGCGGCATGGGCGAGGCCTGCGTGACGGCCATCGAAGGCATCAACGTGCTTTACGACGAGCACCTGATCGATCGTGCTGCCGACAGCGGCGACTATCTGCTCGGTCGCCTGCAGGCACTGAAGGAGAAGTATCCGAAGATCATCAAGGACGTGCGCGGCAAGGGCCTGATGGTTGGCCTGGAGTTCCAGGACTTCAGCCAGACGCTGCCGATGGTGCTGCGTCCTGTCGTTTCGATGCTAGACGACAAGCTCAAGGGCTCGCTCTCCGGCTTCATCGGCGCGCTGCTCTTGCGGGACTACGACGTGCTGGTGGCCTTCACCGAATACAATCGCAACGTCATCCGGCTCGAACCGCCGCTGATCTGCGAGCGCGCCCATGTCGACCAGTTCATCGCAGCCCTCGACGACCTGCTCGGCCGCGGCATCGTGCGGATCGTCAAGGATTTCGTTGGAAGCCAGATCGGCTGA
- a CDS encoding NAD(P)-dependent oxidoreductase gives MKHIIFGGDGFVGRHLAERLVKEGEEVVVADIVKSDLPHYGRVRFVHCDVTDLEAVQKVGIGADDMIYNMAAKMLSPLQVRAKRWEFFWPVNYYGAENIMKAMDAAGASRLVQFTTDMIYGHTVQSPQTETHPAKPLGEYGKSKWATEQLAMQWRKQSMNISIFRPRLIIGPGRLGILEKLFKLIDLNLPVPMIGSGKVPYQFISVFDCAEAARLAWKGGVPNEAYNLGSDNPPSVRELLGNLVKHAGSKSILLPTPAFAVKQTLAFFDLINKPIMDPEQYLIADEMCVRETGKLKRELGWRAEYNDGDMLIAAYDEYRAKKTGAVSAASVVVPAE, from the coding sequence ATGAAACATATCATCTTTGGTGGCGATGGCTTCGTTGGCCGTCATCTGGCGGAACGCCTCGTCAAGGAGGGCGAGGAGGTCGTCGTCGCCGATATCGTCAAGTCCGACCTGCCGCATTACGGCCGCGTGCGCTTTGTCCATTGCGACGTCACCGATCTGGAGGCCGTCCAAAAGGTCGGGATCGGCGCTGACGACATGATCTACAACATGGCGGCCAAGATGCTGTCGCCGTTGCAGGTCCGCGCCAAGCGCTGGGAGTTCTTCTGGCCCGTCAACTATTACGGTGCCGAAAACATCATGAAGGCGATGGATGCCGCGGGCGCGTCGCGCCTGGTGCAGTTCACCACCGACATGATCTATGGCCACACCGTACAGTCGCCACAAACCGAGACCCATCCGGCAAAGCCGCTCGGCGAATACGGCAAGTCGAAATGGGCGACCGAACAGCTGGCCATGCAGTGGCGCAAGCAGAGCATGAACATTTCGATCTTCCGCCCGCGCCTGATCATCGGACCCGGCCGCCTCGGCATCCTGGAGAAACTGTTCAAGCTGATCGACCTGAACCTGCCGGTGCCGATGATCGGCTCGGGCAAGGTGCCCTACCAGTTCATCTCGGTGTTCGATTGCGCCGAAGCCGCGCGGCTTGCCTGGAAGGGCGGCGTTCCAAACGAAGCCTACAACCTCGGTTCCGACAATCCGCCGTCGGTGCGCGAACTGCTCGGCAACCTGGTCAAGCATGCCGGCTCAAAGTCCATTCTGCTGCCGACGCCCGCCTTCGCGGTCAAGCAGACGCTGGCCTTCTTCGACCTGATCAACAAGCCGATCATGGATCCGGAACAGTATCTGATCGCCGACGAGATGTGCGTGCGCGAGACCGGCAAGCTCAAGCGCGAGCTTGGCTGGCGCGCGGAATACAACGATGGCGACATGCTGATAGCCGCCTATGACGAATATCGAGCCAAGAAGACAGGCGCCGTTTCGGCCGCTTCCGTCGTCGTGCCGGCCGAATGA
- a CDS encoding EamA family transporter, with amino-acid sequence MKYIPFILFTVLTNAAAQLMLKQGMMTLGPISMTAETAIVRLFQIVFNPWVFAGLATFVISMASHLYVLSKVELSFAYPFLSLAYVLVAVFAYFVFREDLNTWRIAGIALICAGTVLIAQSGISSHAEDKPTEAAGVSTAEFGSKS; translated from the coding sequence ATGAAATATATTCCATTCATTCTCTTTACCGTGCTCACCAACGCCGCCGCTCAGCTGATGCTGAAGCAGGGCATGATGACGCTCGGACCGATTTCGATGACGGCCGAAACCGCGATCGTCCGCTTGTTTCAGATCGTCTTCAACCCCTGGGTCTTTGCCGGTCTTGCGACCTTCGTCATCTCGATGGCGTCGCATCTCTACGTGCTGTCGAAGGTCGAGCTTTCCTTTGCCTATCCGTTTCTGAGCCTGGCTTACGTTCTCGTTGCGGTCTTCGCCTATTTCGTCTTTCGCGAAGACCTCAACACCTGGCGCATCGCCGGCATCGCGCTGATCTGCGCGGGAACCGTTCTTATCGCCCAGTCGGGCATTTCATCCCATGCCGAAGACAAGCCGACTGAGGCCGCCGGGGTGAGCACCGCAGAATTCGGGAGCAAGTCATGA
- a CDS encoding FAD-binding oxidoreductase: MTLQDHESWGRIDNRVRPGISPDDYEDRLGSLGSEGYLPFGNGRSYGDSCHNDRGTLIESNLHGRILAFDPGTGLMTCEAGVTLRQVLERAIEHRFFLPVTPGTAFVTVGGAVANDVHGKNHHARGTFGNHVTRFTLLRSTGERLTCSSVENPELFAATIGGMGLTGLILTVDIRLMKVPSPHVQQHAIRFENLDRYFALVDGVDAEHEYSVAWIDQLARGSRMGRGVLLAGDHADGSCELPDIPKGLKLSVPFSPPFNLLNRATLKGFNEYYFRKVKPGETVTTVPWTSYFYPLDAIGAWNRLYGPRGLYQHQSVYPAENAPEITAKLMETARQAGHASFLTILKRFGDISSRGVLSFPRPGFTLTLDFANQGERTVKLLDALDRIVIEAGGAINPYKDARMSPQVFEKSFPFWRRLETSRDPALVSNFWKRTALALPE, encoded by the coding sequence ATGACCCTGCAAGACCATGAAAGCTGGGGCCGCATCGACAATCGCGTGCGGCCTGGAATTTCGCCTGACGACTATGAAGACCGGCTCGGCAGCCTTGGGTCAGAAGGCTATCTGCCTTTCGGCAACGGACGCAGCTACGGCGACAGCTGCCACAACGATCGCGGGACGCTGATCGAAAGCAACCTTCACGGCCGAATACTCGCCTTCGATCCCGGCACCGGCTTGATGACCTGCGAGGCCGGCGTGACGTTGCGCCAGGTGCTGGAACGGGCGATCGAACATCGCTTCTTCCTGCCGGTGACGCCCGGCACGGCCTTTGTGACCGTCGGTGGCGCAGTCGCCAACGACGTACACGGCAAGAACCATCACGCACGCGGCACCTTCGGCAATCACGTGACGCGTTTTACGCTGCTGCGCTCGACCGGCGAACGGCTGACCTGCTCGTCGGTCGAAAACCCGGAACTCTTCGCCGCGACCATCGGCGGCATGGGGCTGACCGGACTGATCCTGACCGTCGATATCCGGCTGATGAAGGTGCCGTCGCCGCACGTGCAGCAGCACGCGATCCGCTTCGAAAACCTGGACCGGTACTTTGCCCTCGTCGACGGCGTTGATGCCGAGCATGAATACTCCGTCGCCTGGATCGACCAGCTCGCCAGGGGATCTCGTATGGGCAGGGGGGTGCTGCTTGCCGGCGATCATGCCGATGGTTCCTGCGAACTGCCCGACATCCCCAAGGGGTTGAAGCTGTCGGTGCCGTTTTCGCCGCCGTTCAACCTGCTCAACCGGGCAACGCTCAAAGGCTTCAACGAGTATTATTTCCGCAAGGTGAAGCCGGGCGAGACTGTGACGACCGTTCCCTGGACGTCCTATTTCTATCCGCTGGATGCGATCGGCGCCTGGAACCGGCTCTACGGTCCGCGCGGGCTTTACCAGCATCAGAGCGTCTATCCCGCAGAAAACGCGCCCGAGATCACGGCCAAGCTCATGGAAACCGCCCGTCAGGCCGGCCATGCGTCGTTTCTGACGATCCTGAAGCGGTTCGGCGATATCAGCTCCCGGGGCGTCCTGTCCTTCCCGCGTCCCGGTTTTACTTTGACGCTGGACTTCGCCAATCAAGGTGAACGGACAGTAAAGCTGCTCGATGCGCTCGATCGCATCGTGATCGAGGCAGGCGGTGCGATCAATCCGTACAAGGATGCTCGTATGAGTCCGCAAGTCTTTGAAAAGTCTTTTCCTTTCTGGAGGAGGCTCGAAACGTCGCGCGATCCGGCGCTGGTTTCGAACTTCTGGAAGCGCACCGCTCTGGCTTTGCCAGAATGA
- a CDS encoding UbiA family prenyltransferase — translation MDARTETRHIPLCVDLDGTLLAADTLWEGAAIILLRNPLMLFPMLFWLAKGKARLKHEVALRSGRRAEDWPYRQAVIDRLAEEKKSGRELVLVTGAAPSVASDIAAHVGMFSSVMHSTDALNLTSSNKRRALVERFGDGAFDYMGNSRDDIAVFEVARRAIVVSPDAAAEKWRRNHDAERLDTGKVSALAPLKSIRVHQWAKNVLIGVPMILNHEVLHFDAIVSVIIAFFAFSFLASAVYVINDLSDLANDRRHAKKRYRPLASGQMSVPTALVLAGCLIVASVALTLLLPWKFAGVLAFYACATTAYTFVLKRKLLVDVFTLAGLYTTRIVAGAAATGTELSFWLVSFAIFFFLSLALVKRYVELHEFEDKDGGNVPGRGYLAVDFEMVGQAGVASAFTSALVLALYVHSKELQEMYTTPWALWPLCPLVLYMLLRIWMLARRGMLHEDPVVFIMRDWRSQLTMLIGALLILFGAIGPQ, via the coding sequence ATGGACGCGCGCACCGAGACACGGCACATTCCGCTGTGTGTGGATCTTGACGGCACCTTGCTGGCCGCCGACACCCTGTGGGAAGGGGCAGCGATCATCCTGCTGCGCAATCCGCTGATGCTGTTTCCGATGCTATTCTGGCTGGCAAAAGGCAAGGCACGGCTGAAGCACGAAGTGGCGCTTAGATCCGGCCGCCGGGCGGAAGACTGGCCCTATCGGCAGGCCGTCATCGACCGGCTCGCGGAGGAAAAGAAGAGCGGGCGCGAACTCGTGCTTGTGACCGGCGCGGCACCGTCCGTGGCAAGCGACATCGCCGCCCATGTCGGCATGTTCTCCTCGGTCATGCATTCGACCGACGCGCTCAACCTGACGAGCAGCAACAAGCGCCGGGCGCTGGTCGAGCGGTTCGGCGATGGCGCCTTCGACTACATGGGCAACAGCCGTGACGATATCGCCGTCTTCGAAGTGGCGCGCCGCGCGATCGTAGTCTCGCCCGATGCGGCGGCGGAAAAATGGCGTCGCAACCATGATGCCGAGCGGCTCGATACCGGCAAGGTCAGCGCGCTTGCGCCTCTGAAGTCGATCCGCGTGCATCAATGGGCGAAGAACGTGCTCATCGGCGTGCCGATGATCCTCAACCACGAGGTGCTGCACTTCGATGCGATTGTCAGCGTCATCATCGCCTTCTTCGCCTTCAGCTTCCTTGCTTCCGCCGTCTACGTCATCAACGATCTCTCGGACCTTGCCAACGATCGCCGCCACGCAAAGAAGCGCTACCGGCCGCTCGCGAGCGGCCAGATGTCGGTGCCGACGGCGCTGGTGCTTGCCGGCTGCCTCATCGTCGCGTCGGTGGCGCTGACCCTTCTGTTGCCCTGGAAGTTTGCCGGGGTGCTCGCCTTCTACGCCTGCGCGACGACGGCCTATACCTTCGTGCTGAAGCGCAAGCTGCTCGTCGACGTCTTCACGCTCGCCGGCCTCTACACCACGCGCATCGTCGCCGGTGCGGCCGCGACCGGCACCGAACTCTCCTTCTGGCTGGTCTCCTTTGCGATCTTCTTCTTCCTCAGCCTCGCGCTGGTGAAGCGTTACGTCGAATTGCACGAGTTCGAGGACAAGGACGGCGGCAATGTGCCGGGACGTGGCTATCTGGCCGTTGATTTCGAGATGGTCGGTCAGGCCGGCGTTGCCTCGGCCTTCACCTCGGCCCTGGTTCTGGCGCTCTACGTGCACAGCAAGGAGCTGCAGGAGATGTATACCACGCCCTGGGCGTTGTGGCCGCTCTGCCCGTTGGTGCTCTACATGTTGCTGCGCATCTGGATGCTTGCGCGCCGCGGCATGCTGCATGAGGATCCGGTCGTTTTCATCATGCGCGACTGGCGCAGCCAACTGACCATGCTGATCGGCGCGCTGCTGATCCTATTTGGAGCCATCGGGCCGCAATGA
- a CDS encoding alpha/beta hydrolase: MARLAAKEGARHLAVSTVVFPFRACLFAVALAIAASPAEAQTLKPYKDELFSYAKVLGQEDGGDDLTVDYQELRDINERDEIPERRVKRAYVSLGVKSEQVNETLDIGGRGLDVTRVGPDRGAGFSVIFIHGRGGDRRLGANDFSFGGNFNRLKNLAVANGGVYYAPSVRSFDTAGAADIAGLVLYASERSGGRPVVLACASMGSFICWGVSRDASAVAALAGMIVMGGVSDPDFTKSAAYKAKLPMFFSHGSRDSVYPAEGQKALYRALKAKGYPTRFVLFDSGSHGTPVRMTDWRDALNWIGSR; this comes from the coding sequence ATGGCAAGGCTTGCGGCCAAAGAGGGAGCCCGTCATTTGGCCGTGTCCACAGTTGTTTTTCCGTTTCGCGCCTGCCTGTTCGCCGTGGCCCTGGCAATTGCCGCTTCGCCGGCAGAGGCTCAGACGCTCAAGCCCTACAAGGACGAACTGTTCTCCTATGCCAAAGTGCTCGGCCAGGAGGATGGCGGCGACGACCTGACAGTCGATTACCAGGAACTGCGGGACATCAACGAGCGCGACGAAATCCCGGAGCGCCGGGTGAAGCGCGCCTATGTGTCGCTTGGCGTCAAGAGCGAGCAGGTCAACGAAACGCTCGATATCGGCGGCCGCGGGCTGGACGTGACCCGTGTCGGCCCCGATCGCGGCGCCGGGTTTTCGGTCATCTTCATCCACGGGCGCGGCGGCGACCGCCGGCTGGGTGCCAATGACTTTTCCTTCGGAGGAAACTTCAATCGGCTGAAGAACCTCGCCGTTGCCAATGGCGGCGTGTATTACGCCCCGAGCGTCCGGTCCTTCGATACGGCAGGGGCCGCCGATATCGCCGGCCTGGTGCTATACGCGTCCGAACGCTCCGGCGGCCGTCCGGTGGTGCTCGCCTGCGCCTCGATGGGAAGTTTCATCTGCTGGGGTGTCTCGCGCGACGCCTCCGCCGTCGCAGCACTCGCCGGTATGATCGTGATGGGCGGCGTCAGTGATCCGGACTTCACGAAAAGCGCTGCCTACAAGGCGAAGCTGCCAATGTTCTTCAGCCATGGCAGCCGCGACAGCGTCTATCCGGCCGAAGGCCAGAAGGCGCTCTATCGCGCGCTCAAGGCCAAGGGTTACCCGACGCGCTTCGTGCTTTTCGATAGCGGCTCGCACGGTACGCCGGTGCGCATGACCGACTGGCGCGATGCGCTGAACTGGATCGGCAGCCGTTAG
- the parE gene encoding DNA topoisomerase IV subunit B, with translation MDDNSDLFSMPEQPKPVQPSAKPAVAAAPIAREEPRPAPKGSDGSDYDASAIEVLEGLEPVRRRPGMYIGGTDEKALHHLFAEVIDNSMDEAVAGHANFIEVHLDAEGFLTVTDNGRGIPVENHPKFPGKSTLEVVMTVLHAGGKFDGKAYETSGGLHGVGVSVVNALSDALEVEVARNRKLYRQRFSRGIPQGGLEELGDVHNRRGTRVRFHPDPDIFGPHAHFEPGRLFRMARSKAYLFGGVEIRWSCDPSLLQEGSEIPDKAVFHFPGGLKDYLAATLGKEFTVTREIFAGKSEKANGHGSLEWAVTWYGGDQQVHSYCNTIPTPEGGTHEAGFRIALTKGLKNYAELKQNKRAALITTDDVMISAAGMLSVFIREPEFVGQTKDKLATVEAQRIVENALRDPFDHYLTDNPAEADKLLDWVVERAEERVRRRKEKEVNRKTAVRKLRLPGKLADCSQNTAEGAELFIVEGDSAGGSAKQARNRANQAILPLRGKILNVASAGREKLGANQQIADLIQALGCGTRSKYREEDLRYERIVVMTDADVDGAHIASLLITFFYQEMPELIRGGHLYLAVPPLYRISQGARTLYARDDAHREELMRTEFAGRGKVEIGRFKGLGEMLPAQLKETTMDPKFRTLLKVEIDDVDFEGTREAVDNLMGTKADARFRFIQERAVFADNLDI, from the coding sequence ATGGACGACAACAGCGACCTCTTCTCAATGCCCGAGCAACCGAAGCCCGTTCAGCCGAGCGCCAAGCCGGCCGTGGCTGCAGCCCCCATCGCGCGCGAAGAACCGCGCCCTGCCCCGAAGGGCAGCGACGGCAGCGATTACGATGCGTCGGCGATCGAGGTGCTCGAGGGCCTTGAGCCCGTCCGCCGTCGTCCGGGCATGTATATCGGCGGCACCGACGAGAAGGCGCTGCACCATCTCTTTGCCGAAGTCATCGACAACTCGATGGACGAAGCGGTCGCCGGCCATGCGAACTTCATCGAGGTCCATCTCGACGCCGAGGGGTTCCTGACGGTCACCGACAACGGCCGCGGCATCCCGGTCGAAAACCATCCGAAATTCCCCGGCAAGTCGACGCTCGAAGTCGTCATGACGGTGCTCCATGCCGGCGGCAAGTTCGACGGCAAGGCCTATGAGACCTCGGGCGGTCTGCACGGCGTCGGCGTTTCCGTCGTCAACGCGCTTTCCGACGCGCTCGAAGTCGAGGTCGCCCGCAATCGCAAGCTCTACCGCCAGCGCTTCTCCCGCGGCATTCCGCAGGGCGGGCTCGAGGAACTCGGCGACGTGCACAATCGCCGCGGCACGCGCGTCCGCTTCCATCCGGACCCGGACATTTTCGGACCGCACGCGCATTTCGAGCCCGGCCGGCTTTTCCGCATGGCTCGCTCGAAAGCCTACCTCTTCGGTGGCGTCGAGATCCGCTGGTCGTGCGATCCGTCATTGCTGCAGGAAGGCTCGGAGATCCCGGACAAGGCGGTCTTCCACTTCCCCGGCGGCCTGAAGGATTACCTGGCGGCGACGCTCGGCAAGGAATTCACCGTCACCCGCGAGATCTTCGCCGGCAAGTCGGAAAAAGCCAACGGTCACGGCTCGCTCGAATGGGCGGTCACCTGGTATGGCGGCGACCAGCAGGTTCATTCCTACTGCAACACCATTCCGACGCCTGAAGGCGGTACGCACGAGGCAGGGTTCCGCATCGCGCTGACCAAAGGCCTGAAGAACTACGCGGAGCTGAAGCAGAACAAGCGCGCGGCGCTCATCACCACCGATGACGTGATGATCTCGGCCGCCGGCATGCTGTCGGTGTTCATCCGCGAACCGGAGTTCGTCGGCCAGACCAAGGACAAGCTCGCCACCGTCGAGGCGCAACGCATCGTCGAAAATGCGCTGCGCGATCCCTTCGACCACTACCTGACCGACAATCCGGCCGAGGCCGACAAACTGCTCGACTGGGTGGTCGAACGCGCCGAGGAGCGCGTGCGCCGGCGCAAGGAAAAGGAAGTCAACCGCAAGACCGCGGTGCGCAAGCTGCGCCTGCCCGGCAAACTTGCCGACTGCTCGCAGAACACCGCCGAAGGCGCCGAACTCTTCATCGTCGAAGGGGACTCGGCAGGCGGTTCGGCGAAGCAGGCGCGCAACCGCGCCAACCAGGCAATCCTGCCCTTGCGCGGCAAGATCCTGAACGTCGCAAGCGCCGGTCGCGAAAAACTCGGCGCCAACCAGCAGATCGCCGACCTCATCCAGGCGCTTGGTTGCGGCACCCGCAGCAAGTACCGCGAAGAGGACCTGCGCTATGAGCGCATCGTCGTCATGACCGACGCCGACGTCGACGGCGCGCATATCGCCTCGCTGCTGATCACCTTCTTCTATCAGGAGATGCCCGAGCTGATCCGCGGCGGTCACCTCTATCTCGCCGTGCCGCCGCTCTATCGCATCAGCCAGGGCGCAAGGACGCTCTATGCCCGCGACGACGCACACCGCGAAGAACTGATGCGCACCGAGTTTGCCGGTCGCGGCAAGGTCGAGATCGGCCGCTTCAAGGGCCTCGGCGAGATGCTGCCGGCGCAGCTCAAGGAAACGACGATGGATCCGAAGTTCCGCACGCTGCTGAAAGTCGAGATCGACGATGTCGATTTCGAGGGCACGCGCGAGGCGGTCGACAACCTGATGGGCACGAAGGCGGATGCGCGCTTCCGCTTCATCCAGGAACGCGCCGTCTTTGCGGACAACCTGGACATCTGA
- a CDS encoding GNAT family N-acetyltransferase: MPAVIIAQETPRQADVLRLLELSDAYAASLYPAESNHMVDLSSLEKPEVSFFVARRDGDIVGCCALVDAGDGTAEIKRMFVDPEARGLRVGKLLLQALEARAAQVGLSAIRLETGIYQPEAIGLYKAAGYIERPPFGEYQPDPLSLFMEKSVRAAA, from the coding sequence TTGCCTGCCGTAATCATAGCCCAGGAGACGCCGCGCCAAGCTGACGTCCTGCGTCTCCTGGAACTCTCCGACGCCTACGCCGCCTCGCTCTATCCCGCCGAGAGCAATCACATGGTCGATCTGTCGAGCCTGGAAAAGCCGGAGGTATCGTTCTTCGTTGCAAGGCGTGACGGCGATATCGTCGGCTGCTGCGCCCTGGTGGATGCCGGTGATGGGACGGCGGAGATCAAGCGCATGTTCGTCGATCCCGAGGCGAGGGGGCTAAGGGTCGGCAAATTGCTGCTGCAGGCGCTGGAGGCGCGCGCAGCGCAAGTTGGGTTATCGGCAATCCGTCTTGAAACCGGCATCTATCAGCCGGAAGCGATCGGTCTTTACAAGGCGGCCGGCTATATCGAACGCCCGCCGTTCGGTGAATATCAGCCGGATCCGCTCAGCCTCTTCATGGAAAAATCCGTTCGCGCGGCGGCATGA